One Ensifer adhaerens genomic window, GGCGACACCGGTACTGCGCGAGCGGCCGCGCAGCATGTTGTTGGTGGCGGGCGAGCGATAAGCGGAGACGATGTTGATGTAGTCCTTGGCTCCGGCGCGCTGGTAGACTTCCCAGACGAGGTCGAGAAGACGCGGGTCCATGCGGGCCGGCTCGTTCCTGCGCCAGTCGCGGAGAAAGCGATTGATCTGTGCGAGCCCTTTCGGGTCGTATTTTCCATCCCGCTTGAAGGTGATCGTCGCGCGCTCGCCGGTGTGGGTGAAGAACAGCTTTAATGATCGAACTTCCGCTGAAGACGCGGTTGTCGTGAAGGCCATGGTGGACGCAGCGATGGCGGCGATCGCGGTCACACGCCCAAACCATCGGGCAATGCGCTGAACGCCGTTGCTTGCGACGCCACGCGATACAGGCGCCGGATACGCGGTTACTGGATACTCAGACACGGCGGCTTCCGATTCATTCGAGGTACAATCCACCGGCTGCAACGACCGGCGGTTCGATGGAAATTATGGTCAATGAAGGATTAAGAACCCGTTGATGCTGCCCTCGCGAGGCTTGATGATGAAGAATTTCCGCGACCAACCGGCCCGATTGCCTCTGCTTTCGCTTGCCGAATCCGTCGGCCAGGGCAAGGCCACTTGTTTTCTCCGATCCATACGTTAGCTCATACTGAATGAAACGGTTGGACCGCGGTATCTGCGTAGCCTAGGTGTCCTATGAGAAGTACTTCAGACGTCGTTGCCGAACTCACCCAAGCCGCGCGTGAGGTTCACATGCTGACGGAGGGCGAAAAGCTTCGCCTCGTCGTTCGGGCCTATGTCGCGATCCAGGAGGGCTGGAAAATGCTCGGGCAGCCCGACCGGCTGAAAGAGTCGGCGGAAACCATGGATATCATCCGCGCCGGTGGGGTGCCGGTGCATCTCTACGATGACGAGATGCGGGCGATCCTCCAGGAGGCCGTCACGGTCATCAGGGAGATCGAGACCGCCATGGAAGCGAAAAACAATCCCGCGCCTGCATTCGGCAAGACCACGGAGCAAGGGTCGTAACGCGCGTCGCTACGGCTCAACACTATCGGTCGCGTGATCGGTCGCGCGCTTCATCGCCGCCCGCGCCCGGGACATTCGCGCGACCAAGTTGCCACCGATTTCAGCAAAGAAGGTCGTCGTCCGAGATAGGGAACGAAGATTCTATGGCCGCGCCAATGAAGGCTTTCCGCGACTGGCTAAGCTCGTCGCCGCGTTCAAGGGCCGCATGGCAGCGGTTTCTTGCTTGCTCGTAAAACCATCCGCCCTGCGGCATTTCGCTGAGATATTGCAGGGCATCCTGTGGTCCGTTGATGGTGCGCTCGCCATTCACACCAAGCCTGACGGGGTGATCCCAAATCATAGTTTGCATTTGCGTTGCCTCCGGTACGGCGCAGAACGCCTCGCCCGGAAATTTGTTCCTTGGTCAGGCAGAGAGTGCCACCACTTCAATCGTGATCGTTTCCGATCTCAGTGTCGGCTTCAGCTAATCCGGAGGCTGACGCTTCCAGGCACAACCTTGCGGGGAGGCGACCTAAATGCCACCGTATGCTGCCGTGCGCTGCGAGGAAAGATGATGATGGCCGATACACACGCACTCTACCGCCTCTACGGCGTTCCCGGCTGGGGTTCCGTTCTCGTCGAGGCGGCGCTGGTGCAAGCCCGATTACCCTACACGCTCGAAGATGTCTCAGGGTTCGATGGGCCCGGTCCGGTCCGGGACCGTTTTCTCACCGTCAATGCACTCGCCCAGGTGCCGGTGCTCATACTTCCCGATGGCACGGTCATGACGGAGAGCGCGGCCATTCTGCTTCATCTTGCGGAGACGCACCCGGAGGCCGGACTTGCGCCACCGGTCGGGGACCCGCTTCGTCCTGTCTTTCTTCGTCGACTGATCTGGCTCGTGACCGCGGTATATGGGACCTTCACCTATGCTGACTACCCGGAACGTTGGGCTCCGAGCGTGCCGGACGAGTTGCGTGGCCGGGTGCTTGGACGTCGCATGGACCTGTGGCGGCAATGGGAGGACGAGATTGCCCCCGCGCCGTGGGCGCTCGGAGGGCGTTTCTCTGCCCTTGATATCTGGATCGCGGCAATGACGCGCTGGCGGCCCGGGCGTAATTGGCTGGCGGAAACCTGCCCGAAGCTGCTCGGTATTGCGCAGCGTGTCGACGCCGATCCCGACCTTCGCGAGCTATGGACGCGCAACTTCGGCGCGATCTAGTTCTCAAGCAGATCCCGCCGGGGGCCCATGTCCTGCTGGTCCCGCGCCAGTCTTTGCTAATTCTCCTCCGCCATCAACAAGGACACGGGAAGCACCGCCTCTTCCTTGACGGTCTTGGTGACGATGTAGGTGAAGTAGCGCGCGATGCCGAGATCCCTGTCGAGAAGCGTGTCGATCAGGCGCTGATAGGCGTCGATATCGGCGGTGACAATTTTCAGGATGTAGTCGACGCCGCCGCCGACCGACCAGCAGTAGACGATTTCCGGAATATCACGGACTGCTCGTTCGAACCTGTCGAAGTCGGCTTGGCGGTGATTGGCCAGCGTCAGCTCAAGCATGATGCTGGCAACCGGCGCAATACGCCGCATGGAAATACGTGCGTGATAGCCGCTGATGATGCCGGCCTTTTCCAGTTTGCGCAGCCGAATCCAACAGGGCGTTGGAGAAAGCCCCACCGCTTCGGCGAGCGCAAGTTTGGTGATGCGTCCATCCCGCTGGATTGCATCGAGAATGCGCAGGTCGATCGCATCAAGCTTCATGGCAAACTCCCGCGCAAATCGTTTGTCTGCTCTTATCAAGCCTTGCTGAGCGATGCAGCCTTTTCCGCCTCCATCTCGGCGATGTCCTGGAAGCGGTCGGCGATGCGAGCATGGGCGCGGCCACTGTCGGAGGCGCCGATCGCGACGATGATCTCGTCAGGGCCGGGGCCGTCGGCGATCTGGAAATTGGCGGTGAGGAAATGTGAACGCTTGCCGCTCTCGCTCTTGTGCATCATCGGCAGCGACAGCAGCGCGCCCGGCGCGTTGCGGGTGTTGGAGAATTCCAGGTAATTGGTGCCACCGATCGCCTCGCGAAAGGGATTGCCGAAGCGAAGCGTGTGTATCATTGCCGAGGCATGTTCGATTTCGCCGGCGATGCCGACGGCGGCCGCCTTGCCGCAGGCCTCGATCCTGTCCGCCGCCATCTGGCGAAGCAGCCGGTCCGTCATTTCGTGGCTGAGCTCGCCGGTGATACGGATGATTTCCGGCCGCAGATCTTCGACAAAGCCGCGCCCCGCCCAGGGGTTCTGGATCACCGCCGCCACCACGACGATGTTGACGGGCCGCGGCGCCGTCTTGCCGCCCTCTACGAGGGTCTCTTCCAGGAAGGTGCAAATTTTTCTGATGCCGAGTGTCATTTGGATAGCCGCTGATCGTGGAAACTTGCGGCAACTTACCGGGGTGGTTGAAGATTTCTTCCTCTGTTTGGAGGAAGTGAACTTCGATGGTTCCTGCTAAAGCAAGCATGTCCACGCGATGGAGGCAAATCGCAATCGGGAAGTGACGACCTCGAATTGGCGATACTGCTTTTCATAGAAAGATTGACCCGTCGTTATCCATCGAAGCGGAGTAGACACGTCCGCTGTCCGCGCGCATGTTGGTTGATAGAAATCAAGAGGCCAGACAGTTGGATCAGAAATCCCGGATGTTGTCGCTCCGCGACATTGCGAGCCAGATCAACAGCGGCAGCGATCTTCAGACGGCGCTGCAGCAGCTCATCGCCGCTGCGTGCCGCCATGCGAACTGGGCCCTGGGGTCGATCATGGCCATCGACGCGGCGCATGGTTATGCCTATGTCGTCGTGCGTCATGATCCGACGCTGATCGAGCGGCAGTTGCCCGACAAGTGGGAGCTGGCGACCAGCCCCTCCCTGATCGCCTTGCAGCGCAACGAACCCGTTTACATCAGGGATGCGCGCGAGTCCGTCGAGTTCCCGGGCTACAGAAAAGAGGCTTTCGAGCGTGACTATCGCACAGTGCTCGTGATGCCGATGAACTGCCGGGATGCCGAGGGGCGCCCGATGGTTCTGAGCGTCATTGCCCGCGAGGTCGCCGAGGTGTCGGAAGACGATCTCGCCTTTCTCGGTACGATCATCCACCTCGGTGCCATCGCCGTCGAACGGGAACATCGCCTCGAAGCGGAGAAGCGGTCGGCGCAGCGGCTGGAGCGCGCCCTCAAGGCGCATACCTCGCTTCTAGAGCATGTGCTGAGCGACGGCTCGGTCGCACCGCTTTCGGCCATGGTCGGGAGGATGCTGCCGAATCCGACGGTGGTGGTTGATCTCACCGCCAATCAGGTAGTTGCCAGCCGGCCGCCGAACGCGCTCTACGACGAGGCCACTTGGCAGGAAGCGGCCTCCACTGTTCTTAGCCGGCCGCTGATGAAGGCCGCCCGAGAGGCTGTCGAGCGCGGGACGACCGATGCCGTCAACCTGTACCTCGACGACGGCAGGCAACGCTCCACGATAACGGCTCGTGTCGAAGCGCTGATGGTCGACAATCAACTGGTCGGGGCGCTCATCATCTTCCCGACGAACCGCGCGTTCAGCGATCTCGATCTCCTGATGCTCGACAGCGCGAAGTTTGCGCTGAGCGTGCAGATGATGCGAAGCTTCATCCGGTTTCGGTTCGAGACGCGGACGCAGACCGAACTTTTCTTCGAGATCGTGGAGGCGCGGTGGCGCAATGCCAGCGATGTCGCCCAGCGCGCCCAGCGGCTCGGCCTGAGTTTTTCCGCACCTCAACAGATGATCGTCGTCGATTTTCCGGACAAGACCAAGGCCTTCGGCGGTGCTTCCGTCGACGTGGAGCACACCCTGTCGCGTGTCATGCAGCAGGCATCCGTTCAGGCGAGCCTGATTGCGGTAGAGGGCGGCGTCGTCTGCCTCGTTCCCCACGATACGGGCAAGCGGCAGGAGCGCACGACAAAGCTCGCCCGTCGTATCGCCGAGGAACTCGGCCGCTACTTCGATGAGGCGCCGATCGTCGTCGCCAGCAATCGGTGTGCGGCCCTGTCGGACTATCCGCCTGCCTGGGAGCGCTGCGCCCGAATGATCCGCATCGGCCGCTCCTTTGGTCTGACCGGCGCGGTCTCGGCCCAGGATTTCGGCCCGCTGCCGATGCTGGTTGCCGCCTGCGAGGCCGGCGACGTGCGCGGCTTCGTGCACGAGAGTGTTGGGGCGATCGCCGATCACGATCGGGATAACGGAACCCCCTATCTCGAAACCTTGTCGATCTACTTGCAGGAGGGGTGTCGCAGCCAGGCGTGCGCCGACGCGATGGGCCTGCATGTGACGACGCTACGCTATCGGCTGGCGCGTATCCAGGAACTGTTCGGCGTGGACGTCGAAACGCCGGAAAAGCGCTTTGCCGTCGAACTCGCGATCCGCCTGCACGGCGTCATCGACAATCGCTCCAGTCTCCGCAGCTAGCATTTCTTCGCCCGCCGCGAGCCGTCTTGCGACCGCGTCGCCACCCCTTTTCGCGACCTTCAATCGCCTCCTAGGGTTCGATGCAGAAGTTCTTCTTCCACTCCTTCGAAGTGATGGAAGAACGGCTGCGGTGACGGCAGTAGCCTCCAATCAACCTGATGGTGAGGAGGCAAGAAGCGCATGGTTGAGACAGCAGCATCGACGGACGTGCCGATTGATCCGATTGCGCTTCGCCGCGCCTTCGGCACGTTCGTGACCGGTGTCACCGTCATCACCACACGCGATGACGATGGCACGCCACGTGGAATGACGGCGAACTCCTTCACCTCGGTTTCGCTCGATCCTCCGCTGCTTCTGGTCTGCGTTGCGAAGTCGGCTTCGAGCTATCCTGCCTTCACCAATGCCGGGTGCTTTGCGGTCAATATCCTCCATGAGGGACAGGTCGACGTCTCCGGAACCTTTGCCTCAAAGTCTCCGGACAAATTCCAGTCGGTAACTCACGATCACATTCACACGGGCGCGCCGGTCCTGACCGACAGCCTGACCTGGTTCGACTGCACGACTTACAGCACTGTTGATGCCGGCGATCATGCGATCCTGATCGGCCAGGTGAGGGCGTTTGGCACCAGTCCGACCGCGCCGCTCGGCTTCTGCCGCGGCCGCTATGCCAGCGTCAAAGACCCCTTGCCGAACGGCTGGCTCGCGTCGCATGGAATGATCATCGGTTATCTGATCGAAGCGGGTGACGGCCTGCTTCTGCGCTCGGACGGCAAGGGCGGCTGGGTTCTGCCGTCTGCCCGGCGACGCAAGGCGGACAGCCAGCTCGTCATCGACGGCGGCGATGCACTTCGGCTCGTCCCCGACGAGACCTTCCTCTACTCGGTCTTCGATGTCGCCGACAGCGACCCGGGCTACCTCGTCTATCGCGCCAGACTGGCGGGCGAAGGTGGCGTCGACACCAGGCTTCCGGCCGATCTGCGCTTCTTTCCGCTCGACGATCTTCCCGATGATGCGATCGCGACGCACGAACTGCGATCCATGTTGCGGCGCTATGTGCGCGAGAGGCAGGCCGGCCGCTTCGGCATCTACATGGATTCCGACGACGGCGGCCGTATCGCGATGATCGACGGCGAAGCCCGTACCTGGCTTCAGACTTCCCAAGACCAAGGACAATGATATGAAGACGACGGTCAGTTCCATCGAAGGTTCGCGCCAGCTCCTGTTCATCGGTGGGCAGTTCGTGCCGCCGAAGAACGGCAACTACATCGCCAGTTTCGACCCGACCACGGGCGAGCCCTGGTATCATTTCGCCGAAGCGGATGCGGATGATGTCGAGGCGGCAGTGGCCGCTGCCAATGCCGCCTTTCGCGATCCGGCCTGGCGCCGCATGACGCAGACCGATCGCGGCGCGCTGATGCGCCGGCTCGCCGAACTCGTTCGCGCCAACGCCGACACGCTCGCCGAAATCGAGACACGCGACAACGGCAAGCTGCTGAAGGAAACCCGGGCGCAGATGCGCTCCATGCCCGACAGCTACCACTATTTCGCCGGCATGGCCGACAAATTGCAGGGCGAGACGATCCCGATCAATCGTCTCGATACGCTGAACTTCAATCTGCGCGAACCCCTGGGCGTCGTCGGGATGATCACGCCGTGGAACTCGCCGCTGATGCTTCTGACCGGCACGCTGGCGCCTTGCCTTGCAATCGGCAATACGGTCGTCATCAAGCCCTCGGAACATGCGACCGCCTCGACCTTGGCGCTCGCGGAGCTGATCCACGAGGCGGGCTTTCCCGCCGGGGTCGTCAATGTAGTGACGGGCACCGGCCAGAGCGCCGGCGAGGCGCTGACCCGCCATCCCGGTGTGGCGAAATACGTCTTCACCGGCAGCACGGCCACGGGCCGCCGCATCGCCGGTAACGCCGCGCAGAACCTTGTTCCGTGCTCGATGGAACTCGGCGGCAAGTCGCCTCACGTCGTCTTTGGCGATGTCGACATCGAACATGCGGTCAACGGCGTCGTCTCCGGGGTCTTCGCAGCCGCTGGCCAGACTTGCGTTGCCGGCTCTCGCTGCTTCGTCGAGGAGCGCATCTACGATCGCTTCGTTGAGGCGCTCGTCGCCCGAACGCAACGCATCCGCGTCGGTCTCCCGACGGTCGAAGATACCGACATCGGTCCGCTGGCACTCGCCGATCAGCTCTCCAAGGTCGAATCCTACGTCGCCTCCGGCGTCAGGGAAGGGGCACGCATTGCGGCCGGCGGGCGGCGTCCGCAGCGGCAAGGGCTTTCGTCAGGGGGCTGGTATTTCGAGCCGACCGTGATGGTCGATGCGGAAAACGACATGACCTTCATGCGCGACGAACTCTTTGGCCCGGTGGTCGGCGTCATGCCGTTCCGCGACGAGGAAGAAATGATCCGGCTCGCCAACGACACGCGCTACGGCCTCGCCTCCGGCATCTGGACCAAGGACATCGACCGGGCATTGCGGTTCGCCAACCGGATCGATGCTGGGACCGTCTGGATCAACACCTACCGCTCCGCCTCGTTCATGTCCGCCAACGGCGGCTTCAAGGAAAGCGGCTACGGCCGGCGCGGCGGCTTCGAGGTCATGCACGAGTTCTCGCGGTTGAAGAACGTCATCGTCGACTACTCCGGCGCGATGCAGGACCCCTTCGTCATCCGTCTGAAATGACAGCAAAAGCACGGGCACAGGAAAGGCAGAAAACATGAAGTTCGCAGTTTCCCTCACGATGGAACGCTTCTCCCCCGATATTCCGATGGAGCAGGTGAAGAACAACCTGCTGCACCTTGCGCGGCTTGCCGACGAAGGCGGCTTCGAAACGCTGTGGACCGCCGAACATCACACGCTGGAATGCACGATCTCTCCCAATCCGTTCCAGACGCTGGTCTGGCTTGCTCAGCACACGGATCGCATCCGGCTCGGCACCTCTACCCTGGTTGCACCCTATTGGAACCCGATCAGGCTCGCCGGAGAGTCGGCGCTCTGCGATCACCTGACCAACGGGCGCCTGGAGTTCGGCATTGCACGCGGCTCCTACCAGTACGAGTTCGATCGCATGGCAGGCGGCATGCCTCAGCAGGAGGGCGTGGCCTACATGAAGGAAATCGTGCCGGCCGTGAAGAAGCTCTGGTCCGGTGACTATGCCCATGAGGGGCAATACTGGAACTTCCCGATCACGGCGGCCGTGCCGAAGCCGCTGCAGCAGCCTCACCCGCCGATCTGGGTGGCGGCGCGCGATCCCGGAACCTTCGACTGGGCGATCGCGAACGGCGCCAGCATCCTGTCGACACCGCTCTCCGCTCCGGAGGTCGAGATCCACGTGCTCGCCGAGAAGTTTCGCAAGGCGGTTGCCGATCATCCTGAAGTACGGCGTCCGCGCTTCATGATGCAGCGTCGCACCTGCGTCTACGACCGGCCGGATGGCTGGGAGCGCGCCGTCAAGCACAGCATGGACTACGGCCGCGCCTTCGAAAACCTCATGCAGAATATCGGGACCGTGCGCGAGGGGTTCCCCGAGGCAGTGCCCTATGAAGCGGTCAAGGGCAAAGACAACTACAATCCGGAAAACATCCGCAAGAACCTGATGTTCGGCACGCCGGACGAAGCGATCGAGAAGCTGCTGGTCTATGAGGCCGCCGGCGTAGACCAGTACTGCCTGGGCCTGACCTTCAATCTGCCGTTCGAACTGCAGAAGCGGACGCTGGAATTGTTCATCAGGGAAATCATGCCCTTCTTTGCAGCGCGAGAGAAGGAACAGAAGCGCGTTGCGGTGGGTGGCTGACGATGGCAGGGGCTCAGCACCATACCATTGGAGAGGTGACGCTCAACTATCGCATCGAAGGGGAAGGCGAACCGCTCGTCTGCATCCACGGCGTCGGCTCGTATCTCGAGGCATGGTCGGGCGTGGTCGAACGCCT contains:
- a CDS encoding DUF982 domain-containing protein encodes the protein MQTMIWDHPVRLGVNGERTINGPQDALQYLSEMPQGGWFYEQARNRCHAALERGDELSQSRKAFIGAAIESSFPISDDDLLC
- a CDS encoding amino acid synthesis family protein is translated as MTLGIRKICTFLEETLVEGGKTAPRPVNIVVVAAVIQNPWAGRGFVEDLRPEIIRITGELSHEMTDRLLRQMAADRIEACGKAAAVGIAGEIEHASAMIHTLRFGNPFREAIGGTNYLEFSNTRNAPGALLSLPMMHKSESGKRSHFLTANFQIADGPGPDEIIVAIGASDSGRAHARIADRFQDIAEMEAEKAASLSKA
- a CDS encoding glutathione S-transferase family protein; its protein translation is MADTHALYRLYGVPGWGSVLVEAALVQARLPYTLEDVSGFDGPGPVRDRFLTVNALAQVPVLILPDGTVMTESAAILLHLAETHPEAGLAPPVGDPLRPVFLRRLIWLVTAVYGTFTYADYPERWAPSVPDELRGRVLGRRMDLWRQWEDEIAPAPWALGGRFSALDIWIAAMTRWRPGRNWLAETCPKLLGIAQRVDADPDLRELWTRNFGAI
- a CDS encoding Lrp/AsnC family transcriptional regulator gives rise to the protein MKLDAIDLRILDAIQRDGRITKLALAEAVGLSPTPCWIRLRKLEKAGIISGYHARISMRRIAPVASIMLELTLANHRQADFDRFERAVRDIPEIVYCWSVGGGVDYILKIVTADIDAYQRLIDTLLDRDLGIARYFTYIVTKTVKEEAVLPVSLLMAEEN
- a CDS encoding LLM class flavin-dependent oxidoreductase — its product is MKFAVSLTMERFSPDIPMEQVKNNLLHLARLADEGGFETLWTAEHHTLECTISPNPFQTLVWLAQHTDRIRLGTSTLVAPYWNPIRLAGESALCDHLTNGRLEFGIARGSYQYEFDRMAGGMPQQEGVAYMKEIVPAVKKLWSGDYAHEGQYWNFPITAAVPKPLQQPHPPIWVAARDPGTFDWAIANGASILSTPLSAPEVEIHVLAEKFRKAVADHPEVRRPRFMMQRRTCVYDRPDGWERAVKHSMDYGRAFENLMQNIGTVREGFPEAVPYEAVKGKDNYNPENIRKNLMFGTPDEAIEKLLVYEAAGVDQYCLGLTFNLPFELQKRTLELFIREIMPFFAAREKEQKRVAVGG
- a CDS encoding flavin reductase, encoding MVETAASTDVPIDPIALRRAFGTFVTGVTVITTRDDDGTPRGMTANSFTSVSLDPPLLLVCVAKSASSYPAFTNAGCFAVNILHEGQVDVSGTFASKSPDKFQSVTHDHIHTGAPVLTDSLTWFDCTTYSTVDAGDHAILIGQVRAFGTSPTAPLGFCRGRYASVKDPLPNGWLASHGMIIGYLIEAGDGLLLRSDGKGGWVLPSARRRKADSQLVIDGGDALRLVPDETFLYSVFDVADSDPGYLVYRARLAGEGGVDTRLPADLRFFPLDDLPDDAIATHELRSMLRRYVRERQAGRFGIYMDSDDGGRIAMIDGEARTWLQTSQDQGQ
- a CDS encoding aldehyde dehydrogenase, with translation MKTTVSSIEGSRQLLFIGGQFVPPKNGNYIASFDPTTGEPWYHFAEADADDVEAAVAAANAAFRDPAWRRMTQTDRGALMRRLAELVRANADTLAEIETRDNGKLLKETRAQMRSMPDSYHYFAGMADKLQGETIPINRLDTLNFNLREPLGVVGMITPWNSPLMLLTGTLAPCLAIGNTVVIKPSEHATASTLALAELIHEAGFPAGVVNVVTGTGQSAGEALTRHPGVAKYVFTGSTATGRRIAGNAAQNLVPCSMELGGKSPHVVFGDVDIEHAVNGVVSGVFAAAGQTCVAGSRCFVEERIYDRFVEALVARTQRIRVGLPTVEDTDIGPLALADQLSKVESYVASGVREGARIAAGGRRPQRQGLSSGGWYFEPTVMVDAENDMTFMRDELFGPVVGVMPFRDEEEMIRLANDTRYGLASGIWTKDIDRALRFANRIDAGTVWINTYRSASFMSANGGFKESGYGRRGGFEVMHEFSRLKNVIVDYSGAMQDPFVIRLK
- a CDS encoding helix-turn-helix domain-containing protein, producing the protein MDQKSRMLSLRDIASQINSGSDLQTALQQLIAAACRHANWALGSIMAIDAAHGYAYVVVRHDPTLIERQLPDKWELATSPSLIALQRNEPVYIRDARESVEFPGYRKEAFERDYRTVLVMPMNCRDAEGRPMVLSVIAREVAEVSEDDLAFLGTIIHLGAIAVEREHRLEAEKRSAQRLERALKAHTSLLEHVLSDGSVAPLSAMVGRMLPNPTVVVDLTANQVVASRPPNALYDEATWQEAASTVLSRPLMKAAREAVERGTTDAVNLYLDDGRQRSTITARVEALMVDNQLVGALIIFPTNRAFSDLDLLMLDSAKFALSVQMMRSFIRFRFETRTQTELFFEIVEARWRNASDVAQRAQRLGLSFSAPQQMIVVDFPDKTKAFGGASVDVEHTLSRVMQQASVQASLIAVEGGVVCLVPHDTGKRQERTTKLARRIAEELGRYFDEAPIVVASNRCAALSDYPPAWERCARMIRIGRSFGLTGAVSAQDFGPLPMLVAACEAGDVRGFVHESVGAIADHDRDNGTPYLETLSIYLQEGCRSQACADAMGLHVTTLRYRLARIQELFGVDVETPEKRFAVELAIRLHGVIDNRSSLRS